In Temnothorax longispinosus isolate EJ_2023e chromosome 10, Tlon_JGU_v1, whole genome shotgun sequence, a single window of DNA contains:
- the Papss gene encoding bifunctional 3'-phosphoadenosine 5'-phosphosulfate synthase isoform X2 — protein MSSSNAERSVGPPPNKKMMICANVSEQAHHVSRAKRGQAIGSIRGFRGCTVWLTGLSGAGKTSISFQVEAVLVNYGIPAYGLDGDNLRSGLNRNLTFSKQDRKENIRRVAEVAKLFADSGQICLCSFVSPFEEDRQVARQIHREADLPFFEVFVDTPLQICEARDTKGLYKKARQGTIKGFTGIDQMYESPTKPDLIVKTENCTPEESASTVIDLLEKHRIIPQLAAKPSDLITELFVPESRLAFAKMEAETLRCVEIDELDVQWLQILAEGWASPLTGFMREHQYLQAQHLRCLLQDGKEANQSVPIVLAISTSDKSRLENSLAVTLRHKQKALAILRKPEFYFHRKEERCSWQFGTNNLGHPYVRMIYDSGDWLMGGDLEVLERIRWHDGLDKYRLTPNEIRARCRKMKADAVFAFQLRNPIHNGHALLMQDTKRRLLEERGFKNPVLLLHPLGGWTKEDDVSLYTRILQHKAVLDEGVLDTTSTLLAIFPSPMMYAGPIEVEKKF, from the exons ATGTCATCGAGCAATGCCGAGCGGAGTGTCGGACCGCCTCCGAATAAGAAGATGATG aTCTGCGCGAACGTATCGGAGCAAGCGCATCACGTATCCAGAGCCAAACGGGGACAAGCGATCGGCAGTATTCGGGGCTTTCGAGGTTGCACGGTATGGCTAACCGGTCTCTCCGGTGCCGGCAAGACCTCTATCTCGTTCCAGGTGGAAGCTGTCTTGGTGAACTACGGTATTCCTGCCTACGGTCTAGACGGCGACAATCTCAGGAGCGGTCTAAACCGCAATCTGACTTTCAGCAAACAAGACAGGAAAGAGAACATTAGAAGAGTAGCCGAAGTAGCGAAACTCTTCGCCGACAGCGGACAAATTTGTCTCTGCAGCTTTGTGTCACCTTTCGAAGAGGATAGACAAGTAGCGAGGCAGATTCATAGAGAGGCTGACCTGCCCTTCTTCGAGGTGTTCGTAGATACGCCCTTGCAAATTTGCGAGGCTCGCGACACTAAGGGCCTTTACAAGAAAGCGCGGCAGGGTACCATTAAAGGTTTCACCGGTATCGATCAAATGTACGAGAGTCCCACGAAACCTGACTTAATTGTCAAGACCGAGAATTGTACCCCGGAAGAGTCCGCCTCGACTGTAATTGACCTTTTAGAGAAGCACCGCATCATTCCGCAGCTTGCTGCTAAACCGTCAGATCTGATCACGGAGCTCTTTGTACCAGAGTCCAGGCTAGCTTTCGCGAAAATGGAAGCGGAAACCCTGCGGTGCGTGGAGATCGATGAACTCGACGTGCAGTGGCTGCAAATTCTGGCGGAAGGATGGGCGTCTCCACTAACAGGCTTTATGAGAGAACATCAATATCTTCAG GCCCAACACTTAAGGTGTTTGCTCCAAGATGGCAAAGAAGCGAACCAATCGGTGCCAATTGTCCTCGCGATAAGCACGAGTGATAAGAGCCGCTTGGAAAATTCCCTCGCTGTAACCTTGAGGCACAAGCAGAAGGCCTTGGCAATCCTACGAAAACCGGAATTTTATTTCCATCGAAAAGAGGAGCGTTGCAGTTGGCAGTTTGGCACCAACAACTTGGGTCATCCCTACGTCAGGATGATTTACGACTCCGGAGACTGGTTGATGGGTGGCGACCTCGAGGTATTGGAAAGGATCAGATGGCACGACGGGCTCGACAAGTACAGGCTCACGCCAAACGAGATCCGTGCCAGATGCCGGAAAATGAAGGCTGATGCCGTATTCGCATTTCAGCTTAGAAATCCCATTCACAATGGACACGCGCTGCTCATGCAG GACACAAAAAGACGATTGTTGGAGGAGCGTGGTTTTAAAAATCCCGTGCTGCTGCTACATCCGCTGGGTGGCTGGACGAAGGAAGACGATGTGTCCCTGTACACCAGGATCCTTCAGCACAAGGCCGTTTTGGACGAAGGTGTGCTGGATACTACGTCCACGTTACTCGCCATCTTCCCCAGCCCAATGATGTACGCTGGACCGATTGAGGTTGAGAAAAAATTCTAG
- the Papss gene encoding bifunctional 3'-phosphoadenosine 5'-phosphosulfate synthase isoform X1, translating into MSSSNAERSVGPPPNKKMMICANVSEQAHHVSRAKRGQAIGSIRGFRGCTVWLTGLSGAGKTSISFQVEAVLVNYGIPAYGLDGDNLRSGLNRNLTFSKQDRKENIRRVAEVAKLFADSGQICLCSFVSPFEEDRQVARQIHREADLPFFEVFVDTPLQICEARDTKGLYKKARQGTIKGFTGIDQMYESPTKPDLIVKTENCTPEESASTVIDLLEKHRIIPQLAAKPSDLITELFVPESRLAFAKMEAETLRCVEIDELDVQWLQILAEGWASPLTGFMREHQYLQAQHLRCLLQDGKEANQSVPIVLAISTSDKSRLENSLAVTLRHKQKALAILRKPEFYFHRKEERCSWQFGTNNLGHPYVRMIYDSGDWLMGGDLEVLERIRWHDGLDKYRLTPNEIRARCRKMKADAVFAFQLRNPIHNGHALLMQDTKRRLLEERGFKNPVLLLHPLGGWTKEDDVSLYTRILQHKAVLDEGVLDTTSTLLAIFPSPMMYAGPIEVQWHAKARMNAGANFYIVGRDPAGMPHPNKDATPDGNLYDPTHGARVLSMARGLDNLEIIPFKVAAYDTRNGKMAFFEPERKQDFEFISGTKMRGLAKTGQNPPDGFMAPKAWLKPQTSQVYGLSSE; encoded by the exons ATGTCATCGAGCAATGCCGAGCGGAGTGTCGGACCGCCTCCGAATAAGAAGATGATG aTCTGCGCGAACGTATCGGAGCAAGCGCATCACGTATCCAGAGCCAAACGGGGACAAGCGATCGGCAGTATTCGGGGCTTTCGAGGTTGCACGGTATGGCTAACCGGTCTCTCCGGTGCCGGCAAGACCTCTATCTCGTTCCAGGTGGAAGCTGTCTTGGTGAACTACGGTATTCCTGCCTACGGTCTAGACGGCGACAATCTCAGGAGCGGTCTAAACCGCAATCTGACTTTCAGCAAACAAGACAGGAAAGAGAACATTAGAAGAGTAGCCGAAGTAGCGAAACTCTTCGCCGACAGCGGACAAATTTGTCTCTGCAGCTTTGTGTCACCTTTCGAAGAGGATAGACAAGTAGCGAGGCAGATTCATAGAGAGGCTGACCTGCCCTTCTTCGAGGTGTTCGTAGATACGCCCTTGCAAATTTGCGAGGCTCGCGACACTAAGGGCCTTTACAAGAAAGCGCGGCAGGGTACCATTAAAGGTTTCACCGGTATCGATCAAATGTACGAGAGTCCCACGAAACCTGACTTAATTGTCAAGACCGAGAATTGTACCCCGGAAGAGTCCGCCTCGACTGTAATTGACCTTTTAGAGAAGCACCGCATCATTCCGCAGCTTGCTGCTAAACCGTCAGATCTGATCACGGAGCTCTTTGTACCAGAGTCCAGGCTAGCTTTCGCGAAAATGGAAGCGGAAACCCTGCGGTGCGTGGAGATCGATGAACTCGACGTGCAGTGGCTGCAAATTCTGGCGGAAGGATGGGCGTCTCCACTAACAGGCTTTATGAGAGAACATCAATATCTTCAG GCCCAACACTTAAGGTGTTTGCTCCAAGATGGCAAAGAAGCGAACCAATCGGTGCCAATTGTCCTCGCGATAAGCACGAGTGATAAGAGCCGCTTGGAAAATTCCCTCGCTGTAACCTTGAGGCACAAGCAGAAGGCCTTGGCAATCCTACGAAAACCGGAATTTTATTTCCATCGAAAAGAGGAGCGTTGCAGTTGGCAGTTTGGCACCAACAACTTGGGTCATCCCTACGTCAGGATGATTTACGACTCCGGAGACTGGTTGATGGGTGGCGACCTCGAGGTATTGGAAAGGATCAGATGGCACGACGGGCTCGACAAGTACAGGCTCACGCCAAACGAGATCCGTGCCAGATGCCGGAAAATGAAGGCTGATGCCGTATTCGCATTTCAGCTTAGAAATCCCATTCACAATGGACACGCGCTGCTCATGCAG GACACAAAAAGACGATTGTTGGAGGAGCGTGGTTTTAAAAATCCCGTGCTGCTGCTACATCCGCTGGGTGGCTGGACGAAGGAAGACGATGTGTCCCTGTACACCAGGATCCTTCAGCACAAGGCCGTTTTGGACGAAGGTGTGCTGGATACTACGTCCACGTTACTCGCCATCTTCCCCAGCCCAATGATGTACGCTGGACCGATTGAG gtGCAATGGCACGCGAAAGCCAGGATGAATGCCGGCGCTAATTTTTACATCGTAGGTAGGGATCCCGCGGGTATGCCACATCCTAACAAAGACGCCACGCCTGACGGCAATCTGTATGATCCCACTCATGGCGCCAGGGTACTCTCCATGGCCCGAGGTCTTGATAATCTCGAGATTATTCCCTTCAAAGTGGCCGCTTATGACACGCGGAACGGTAAGATGGCATTCTTCGAACCCGAGCGGAAGCAAGACTTTGAGTTCATTTCGGGGACAAAGATGCGAG GATTAGCAAAGACAGGCCAGAATCCCCCGGATGGATTTATGGCACCAAAAGCATG